The following is a genomic window from Gimesia sp..
TTTCACCCGTGCAGACCAGCAGAATGTCTTCGCTCAAGCCCCGCTCGTGCACGTCTTCCAGGAAAGCGGAGACCGCATGATCGAAGGGGACGCCCATGTAGTCCATGCCCTCAGCCACGCCCGCATTGTTATTGTCCGCGTGCATATCCCACACAAAATTCGTGGTGATCGTCACGAATCCGCAACCCGCTTCGCACAGACGCCGCGCCATCAGCAACAGTTTTCCTAATGACTGTGCGTTATCGATGTACCGCTGATAGTTCTTCCAGCGTTTGCTGATCGTTTCAGGACGAACCAGCGGCGCCGTATCGTAGCGGGCCACAACACGGGGATCTTCCTCCGACAAGTCAAAGGCTTTGGAAACGCCACCCAGAATCACATCAAACGCCTGCTGCTGCAACTCCGACGAAGCAGCAAACGTGTCGCTCTTCTCAGCCGCCCAGCGGGCCCGATCCAGTTTCGTTAACAGCACTCGTCGATCGTCCAGACGATTCTGCGGAATCGACAGCGTCATATTCGACTGCATGTCCCCCCCGGCGCCAGGCACGAACGGGGCATACGCACTTCCCATCTGCCCGGGAGAATCAAATTTGCCGAACTTGGTAATCGCCGGCATCATCTTTTCATCAATAGCACGCGGATACAGCACCGCACTTGTGGGCATCCCTTTATCAGGATGATTCGCCCCCACCACGCGGGAGTAAAGCGCACCCAGGTTGGCATCGAGCGTATCCTTATGCACGATCGGTTTGATGTCGTGTCGACTGTCCCCCGAACGATAAGAGCGGACGATCGACATCCGGTCGGCCTGTTGTGCCAGCTTGGGAAACGTCCCTCCGAACGTCACGCCGGGAATCTTCGTCGCCACCTCGCCCGTCACGCTGTGAATGTCCGACGGCGCGGTCATCTTGGGATCGAACGTCTCAATCTGGCTCGGACCACCGTGCATGAACAGGAAGATCACCGACTTGTTCTTCAGCAGCGTTCCCGATCCCGCCGCCTGCGCCTGTAGCGACATCAGACCAGGCAGAGTCAACCCGCCCAGCGCCAGACCGCCCACGCGCAGGAATTCCCGCCGACCGTTTCGATGATTGTGATCACAGAATGAAAGCATGATTCTACCCGAGCCTAAGAAAATCGCCTGTTCTGAATATCGTCCAATATATCGACAAACGTTGATGCAATCCAGACGAAAACCTGTCTGAAGGAAAATCGGGACTGTTAATCTGATCCCCGGTTTTCTTTCGGTTCCTCTGCCGGTTATGATGGGAAGGCTTCATACGTTTTGATTCTGAAAGTCTTATCGAAAGGGACCCCGGATGCGCTTGCTCCTGATGATCGCTCTTCTCTGGCTCGTCTCCACACCGCTCCAGGCGGCTCAGAAACCCAACATTCTGTTTATTGCCATCGACGACCAGAACGACTGGATCGGCTGCCTGAAAGGGCACCCCCAGATCAAGACCCCGAACATTGACAAGGTCGCCTCGCGGGGAACCCTGTTTACCAACGCCCACTGCCAGTCCCCCCTCTGTAATCCCTCGCGGACCAGCCTGATGACCGGCCTGCGGCCCACGACCACCGGCATCTACGGACTGGCCCCCTGGTTCCGCAACGTCGATCGTTTCAAAGATCGTGTTTCGCTCCCTCAGTACCTGGAGCAGAACGGTTATAAAACTTTGAGCACCGGCAAAATTTATCACGGCGGCTACGGTCGCAAGAAAAAAGACAAGGAATTCAACGTCCTCGGCCCGCCTGCCGGGGTCGGCGTGAAGCCTCCCAAAAAACTGGTCAACACCCCCAACCCGCACCCCCTCGTCGATTGGGGCACCTTCCCGCACAAAGACGAAGACAAAGGCGACTGGAAGGTCGCCAGCTGGGCCGTCGATCAGTTGAACAAAAAACCGACCGAACCCTTCTTCCTCTCGGTCGGCTTCTTTCTGCCGCACGTCCCCTGCTACGCCACACAGAAGTGGTTCGACCTCTACCCCGCGGACACCGTCCAGTTGCCTCCCGTGCTGGATGTCGACCGCGACGACACGCCCCGCTTTTCCTGGTACCTGCACTGGAAGCTCCCCGAACCCCGGCTCAAGTTTCTCAAGGAAGCCAACGAGTGGCACAACCTGGTGCGGTCTTACCTCGCCTGCACCAGCTTTGTCGACAGCCAGGTCGGACGCGTCGTCGACGCACTTGAGAAAAACAACCTGGCGGAAAATACCATTATCGTCATCTGGTCCGACCACGGCTGGCACCTGGGTGAGAAACTGATCACCGGCAAGAACACGCTCTGGGAACGTTCGACACGTGTTCCCCTCATCTTCGCCGGTCCGGGCATCACCGAAGGCGCTGTCTGCAGCAAACCGGCCGAACTCCTGGATATCTATCCCACGCTGGTCGAACTCAGCGGCCTGCCTCCCCGCACCGACCTCGAAGGTCACTCGCTGGTCCCACAGCTCAAGGACGCCAACACACCCCGCAAGTGGCCCGCCATCACCTCTCACAACCGCAACAACACCACGGTCCGCACGGAAAATTATCGCTATATTCACTACGCTGACGGATCGGAAGAGTTTTATGATATGCAGCAGGACCCCGCGGAATGGAAAAATCTCATCGGCGATCCCAATTATGCAAAATTGATTGAAGAACATCGCACCTGGCTTCCCACGGTCAACGAAAAGCCTGCGCCCGGCAGCAAGCATCGCATCCTGCGATACGAAAACGGTCAGGCAAACTGGGAAGAAGAAGACATCAAAAACGATGATCCGATTCCTGAGTTGTAAGCAGTTTTTCACAGCCGAAATTCATCCTGAATTTGTACAAATGATCGCAGACAATTTGAAACAGTTTTAACTTTCACTCATGTCCTGCCGGTTACAATTTCACTCAAAAAAATCTGCCATTTTTTTGGGCACGACCATTCAAGTTCTGTCTGAAAACTTGCCGAAGTATCCGTGTATAACAACGAACCTGGAAGTAAGTTGCCGTCGATGAACCCAAGACAGTTCGCAAGAATTGAGTAGTCGTCAGTGATACTTATGACCAGACTAAGTGTTACCTAAACACAGGAGAAATCCTCAGGGGACTGGAAGCTTGGGCTTTCCAGTCCTCTTTTTTTATGCGCCACTGACAGAACCACATCACGCCACTCCTCCTTCCACAAATCTTTCTCCTCCCGCATCCGACCAGGGAAACTTTTTCACCTGATCTAACTGAAAAGATTGAACTTGATCGACGGTTCGCGAATCATAAAGTATTGCAATTGTGCTTCGCGCGCGAGGCGGACGATGCGTGCACTGGAACACCGCGAACCAGTGACACAGCAGCACCTGAATCGACGTCGAATTTTCCATCTTTTCACCGGAACATCCGGCACCGGTTCTGCATGTCCCGTAACATTTCAAATCATTTCGCAGCACACTCAGAGCATTTCGCAGCAAATTCAACATCAACTCACTCTCTTTCAAAGCGGAAGCACAGCACATTTCCTCTTGACCCCCTCACGCCGTTCTACAAAATGCTTCCACATGACAAACATTCAAATACATTGATTCAAGCAGCACGGTTTAAAACATTGATTACGCCCAACTGATTTTCGTCGTAGGGGCGACCCTCTGTGGTCGCCCGCCTGGCAGGTCACAAACCACTCACACGCTTTCCCAGGCCTCAGAGAAAACTCTCAATACACCGGGTAGG
Proteins encoded in this region:
- a CDS encoding DUF1501 domain-containing protein, which gives rise to MLSFCDHNHRNGRREFLRVGGLALGGLTLPGLMSLQAQAAGSGTLLKNKSVIFLFMHGGPSQIETFDPKMTAPSDIHSVTGEVATKIPGVTFGGTFPKLAQQADRMSIVRSYRSGDSRHDIKPIVHKDTLDANLGALYSRVVGANHPDKGMPTSAVLYPRAIDEKMMPAITKFGKFDSPGQMGSAYAPFVPGAGGDMQSNMTLSIPQNRLDDRRVLLTKLDRARWAAEKSDTFAASSELQQQAFDVILGGVSKAFDLSEEDPRVVARYDTAPLVRPETISKRWKNYQRYIDNAQSLGKLLLMARRLCEAGCGFVTITTNFVWDMHADNNNAGVAEGMDYMGVPFDHAVSAFLEDVHERGLSEDILLVCTGEMGRTPKLNSRGGRDHWGNLSPLMLSGGGLKMGQVIGQSDRHAGGPQTEPIERKDLVTSIMHTLFDLGELRITRGVPNEVVQVATAGDVIPGLF
- a CDS encoding sulfatase, which encodes MRLLLMIALLWLVSTPLQAAQKPNILFIAIDDQNDWIGCLKGHPQIKTPNIDKVASRGTLFTNAHCQSPLCNPSRTSLMTGLRPTTTGIYGLAPWFRNVDRFKDRVSLPQYLEQNGYKTLSTGKIYHGGYGRKKKDKEFNVLGPPAGVGVKPPKKLVNTPNPHPLVDWGTFPHKDEDKGDWKVASWAVDQLNKKPTEPFFLSVGFFLPHVPCYATQKWFDLYPADTVQLPPVLDVDRDDTPRFSWYLHWKLPEPRLKFLKEANEWHNLVRSYLACTSFVDSQVGRVVDALEKNNLAENTIIVIWSDHGWHLGEKLITGKNTLWERSTRVPLIFAGPGITEGAVCSKPAELLDIYPTLVELSGLPPRTDLEGHSLVPQLKDANTPRKWPAITSHNRNNTTVRTENYRYIHYADGSEEFYDMQQDPAEWKNLIGDPNYAKLIEEHRTWLPTVNEKPAPGSKHRILRYENGQANWEEEDIKNDDPIPEL